From the Phoenix dactylifera cultivar Barhee BC4 unplaced genomic scaffold, palm_55x_up_171113_PBpolish2nd_filt_p 001626F, whole genome shotgun sequence genome, the window CAGAGGTGGCATGTGAGGGGCCTCCACGcgttgcaggccttggactGCTGCTGCTAGTGCCTGGACTTACTGCACCAGCATGTTGAATTGCTCAAGTTGGATCTGAGGAACTTGATCCGCCGGAGGCCTTGGTGGCAGGTTCTGGACTGAGCGGCCAGGACTTGGTATGCGATGCCGAGAGGCATTAGAGGCTCCTCTGCTTCTCAGTCTCATGATCacgactcggtcccttcctctagcgccaactattgctggaaattggacccagggATGACCGCggatcgaggaggaggagctccggctggTGGTGCGACGGCTGATGGCTGTCTCCggcggacctgcaagaagcctgtGGCCGGAGGTTCCGGCGTAGgccctccaatgcttaagtcaaAGAGGAATTTTTAATGGAGAGAGAATAATGGAGGGGAGAGTAATGATGTAGTGATGTGTTTTGGCcacggagaggaagaggagagagatcCCCCGCCTGGAGTTTCTCAccccctttttataggagggggtgcAGCAGTTACCTGTGATCGGGCGTGATTGCGCAAATCAATGAGTTATCGTAAACGGCCCGAGATTTCGGGATAGCTGGTGATCCGTTAAGATCGTGTGGATTCAAATGTTGACAGCTGTTGAGGCGGAGATTGCGAAATTTGATCCCGAATATGGAGGACTTGATTTTCAGTGGAGTGGGGAGGTTTGCTTCTCCCTTTGACTGGGTCTTTCTTGGCTTCGAGATCGATCGGGCTTATCTCAACAGAGACCATGCCTGCAAGGTCATGCCGAGGTCGAGATCGTGAGCTCTGGGGTCGTCGATGCCGAGACTGAGCGCTCTGAGGTCGTGACTGCTAAGAGTATACTTGCTGTCGTCACGTTCGTCATCAAGTATCGGCGACTTGACCATGTGCTTTGAAcgatccatttttcccccaacacaatctaatataaaatttatttttccagTCTAAAGTATCCCTATGCAAATTGGCTCCtagtattttctttttttattcgcCCACAAACAAGAAGTATGTTTACTACCTTATTCTTTTAAAAAGGAACAACATGGCAGCGACTAAGCAAGATATGCAAACTCCTTTGTCATGACATCAACATTTTTTTAAAGAGAAACAAGGAGGGAAGGGCGTAGAAAGGAAACATGTCATAACAAGAAGGAATTACATTCTACCAAACAAGAGCAAACTTCTCGATTTATATGGAGAGcaaacaattttattttataaatataaaaactCATGATCTTTTCCTAAAAACTAgttgaaagatattatttgagttctttagTCTTGTATAAGCATCCAAAATCTTTTCggcaaataaccgatatggaATTAAATATATATCTGCACAAATcctcatatacttcttccttttAAGTCTACATATTCTCGCTAGACTAAGAgtctaaatccattcaaatccaatcacaaatacaACGATTGATCAATCCAAATGGACTTTTATTGTAGTATCTTCTAGTCCACATATGTCATAGATGGATGTGCttggataccatttgtaacaacccaaaatCTTTCCCAGAAAAAGCTAGTTAGATGGTATTATTGGATTCCTTAGCCcgatataaatacccaagatattttcagcaaataattaatgtggaactaaacaaatGTCTAGAATGAAGTCCATTTTTCACATCCTGTCTCGCTCTAGAGCCCAAATCTTTTTCCCCTCAAGGTAGCAAGTGAGGAAGTCAtgcgagagagggagggggagtgcGCCAAAAGTTGTGCCTGAGTGCGGACTTTTGTCGAACACCCGGGGAGCGGAACATGGGAGATCGTCGACCGAGGAAGGAGAAGGTGGGCATCGCCGCACCGGGGGACGTGGGGAGTGCCCGAATCTAGGGGCCATCGCTACCAACAAGCCATGGGTGGAGGTGGCCAGAGGCTCCTTGCGACAAGCCATTTGGTCTAGCCACCGCATCTCGGACGAAGAGCTGAAGGTGGTGCAGCGGCACTTCACCGAGGTTCTGGTGATGCCGTCGGAAAGGCTAGGGAGAGCTCAGCTAGCCTAGAGCTCCAGGGCGGTTATCATGAGGAGCTTGGGTCGGTGTGTGCCTGAGGAGTGGGTAGCTCGGGAGCTCCGTGTCAAGGGGAAACTCAACTATGACTCCAAAGCTCTACCGACGGCGGAGGAGCATCTCTTGCTGCGGTTCAAGACTAAAGGCGATCGGGAGGCGACGATGGCGAACGACCCAGTCGTCGCCAGGCAACTCCTCACTATGGATAGGTGGCAACCGGACTTCATCCCAGGGGTGAAGTGTGTGCACAGGGTGTTAGCTTGGATTCGCCTCCCACGGCTGCCGGTGGAATATTGGGAGCGCGAATCCATCCGGGAGATTGCCGCGGCAGCCGGTCGGCTAGTGGCGGTGGATGAATTCACCGAGCGGCAATGCAAGCTAGGGTTTGCGAGGGTGAGGGTGGAACTGGACACGAGGTTGCCGTTGAAGCCGAGGCTATTTGTCCAAAGCCCATCGGAAAGATTCTGGCAGGCTTTCGTAAACGAAAGCTTGCTGGTGGTGTGCTACCGGTACGGGCAGATCGGAGGTTTGTTAGTTTCCTCCTCTCGGGTGCCGTTGGGGGCTGGTGGGCCTGAGGTGCCGGGAATGGACCCCGGAGCGGTTGACAAGGAGCAGTGCCGAGGGGGTGGTCGTCTGGTCTTCGAACCTTGACTGACCACTAATAGGGTTCGGCCACCTAGGGGGCCATCATCCAAGAGCAACTCAAGGGGGACGATGGTGCCACCATCCTTGGGGGCGGCGAGGTCGGCACTCGGACAGCTGATGCACCAAGAAGGGACTAGATCGGTGGAGCCTATCCCACTGTCGGACCCGGATGGGTGGCAGACACCGTCCAAGGTCGCTAGGGGCGGTCGCCGGGGAAGGGGGCATCCGCGGGCGTGCTGGAGCCTGGAGGGGTTGGAGGAGATGACAAGTTCGCTCGGGCAGGCCACCGAGTTAGGACCCGTCTGGGGCACCGTTATGGACCAGTCAGTCATGGGCCGGGGGGATGTTGCTGTTCAGGAGGCTGGGCTAGGCCCAGGGGTGCTGGAACGGGCCCCGCAGCCCGTCCAGAATCGGAGTGGCAGTCAGGCTGGGGAGACGTGGGTCGGGTGACCCGAGGCTTGGCTTGGCCTTGGCTCCCAGAGTACCGCTAGGTAGGGTACTGCTGCTATCTACCTGGCCTATCACATCTTGCTAGATAGAAATAATAGAGTCTTCGGAGATAGGAGGGCCCCTCTAAGGTCCGTTATGGAAAAGGCCCTCCTTCAGGCTATGGAGGTTATGAAGGCGACCTTGGCTGATTCATCTAGGATGGCTCGGCATCTCAACGTGAATTTCGACGGTAGTTTGCCCGCTGATGGAGATTATGCTGGTGTGGAGTTTGTAATCAAGGATCATGACTCCAAATTGATTACTGTTAGAGGGCATCGCACCTTCAAGGTTTCAACTTTTAGGGTGGAGCTCAGGGCAGCATGAGAGGAACTCTCCTATACGAGACATGTATTGGAGGCTGGGTGTATTATCCTCGAGAGGGATTTAGCCGAGATGATTGAGCGCATCTGGAGGTGGGGCGGGGAGAGGCAGAGCTGCCGCTTCTAAGTGACATCTGGCAGATGATGAGGGAGTGTTGTGCTTTCCAAGCTGTGCACGTGCTTCGTGAGGCGAATAGAGCTACGGATTGGATCGCCTCGTTCACTGCCCAATACTCTGGTGCAATCTTTGGGACTCGGCATACTTCAGTTCCATCCCCACTGGGTAGTCTTATTACCATGGATTTAGATGGTTGTGTTCATGCAAAATTAGTATGAGCAgctgatgtaccaaaaaaaaaaaaaaaaatatctgcaCCGACCCCACAACAAACCAGCCCAAACCATATATAGCAGTTTTCATAATGTTTCGGTATTCTCGGATATGGAACTGGACTGGAACGGAGAGCAGATTTGCGACAGCTTATTTAAAATCTTCCTTCTTGTACTCAAGAAAGAACATttcttcttgtgttcctctTCCAACGGCCAAGCGATTCAAAACATTGatcattttgattcaaaacagaCCAGGAAACTGCATGTCCATCAATTTACTTGATATTTTTTCCTGCAAAAATGCCAAAGACCAAGTCTATACGACAGGACACCAAAACAAAGAAGCATCTCTCACTTTAACATGGATCTGGTCGAAAATTACTTGGGCGCTAGAAGTGGACTAGAAAGTCGATGCGGCTTCCAGATTTGAGAGGAAAGGTGGAGAAAGTCCCCAAATTCATTTAGACAAGATGCTGGAGTAGGTTTTGTCCTTTCTTCTTGAGAATATGGACGCGAGATTAGGTTTGAGACTGCATTCCTGCACCATAATAAACCAAGTAAACGGTAACCATGTTCAAGTCTTTGAAAGGGTAAGGCTTACAACTTTTCCCCAAGTCCGGAAAACTTGCTAGAATCTTCCAAGGAAAGACCAGAACGACGACGACCCGTTCTTTACggggaaaaaataataaatgaatgATGGCCTGGTCTACGCAAACAGAAGTAATCGTGTTTGagcttttttcttatttttgaattttcctttggtaAAATGGCGAGCGAGTTTAGACCGGAACTGGTACTCCTTTATCATGGCTGAACACCAAACAATGACGTCCTTTTTTTGGGTTTCAGATCATTACATTGTTTTCTAAAATCTTTTACAATTTTCGGATAAAAAACGACATTAAGATCAGATTTACGGCAGTTGATTTTACACCTAATGATCAACTAATTCAAAACATTGGATCATTACGAATGTTTTAATCAAATACGATGCCTACTGTTTTCATGGATCCGCTTGATATTTTTCTCTGCAAAGTTATTCGAAGTCCTTCCAGTCAAGCAGTGTTCTACACTGTAATGTATCGCAATTTCTCACCGAGTAAACCTAATGCATTGGAAGGACAATAACAAGGGTGCGGACGCCATGTGCGTGCTACATGCTCGGCCCCATATATCCCCATCTAGCTGGTCGGTCGATATTGCAAATGTTTAAATTGCGGTCTTGACACGTTTCTTTTGAGTCAAAGTCTATTGCTTCATGCTTTGAAACTTACATTATAGGTGCCTTCCGCGGACGTGCCGGAGGAGTAGAGGAGAGACACTTGGTAGCTTTTCATCTGAGCATCGCCTGTTCCAATCGTCAAACTTTCTTGCAACCACACAAATGTTTGGCTTTCTTATGAATTGAGAGTTGTATGAGAGAGCATCATCTATGCTAGGTTAATTCTGAAAGCAGACATTATCTACATTGAATGTGACTCGGCCATAGTAATCGATTGAATTCAGGACCAACACAACAATATTGACTGGCACCCGCTGCTCTGCAATATCTATGGGCTTGTGGGAGGGTTTGCTTTCTTTCGGACCACTAATGTTTATCGAGATGTGAACAGCGCTGCTGACTGAATTGCCTCATATGCTGTGTGCTATTTAGGAAAGTTCTTCTTGAAAAATATCAAGTCTGTTCCCTCCCCctttcatcaattttttttttttttggaccttTTTGGGCGCGTCTAGTTACAGCTGTaccaaaagaacaaaaaagaaaaaaaagaaatccgaCTGAGTTTTCCACTCCTTAATAATCTAATGCCTGCCATGATTTTAAGGAGGACTCCTTGTGAACTAAAATAGAGatggcttcttcctcccagcgCAAGCACCAGCTCCTTCTCTCCCTTCTCCTTGTGCTGCACCCGCTCTCTGCCGCCGCCCAAACCGGACCCAACATAACTCGTGGTTCCTCCCTGTCCCCCCAGGGCAATAAACGCGCCTTGTGGGCACAGTCCCCTGCCGGCGATTTTGCCTTCGGATTCGTTCCCCTCCAACCTAACCAGTTCCTCCTCGCCATATGGTTCGCCAAAATAACCACGAACCTGACCGTAGTTTGGTCTGCTAACAGAGATCAGCCGGTGCAGACAGGATCCAGCGCGTCCCTGACAAGGAACGGCCGACTATCTCTCCTAGACCACAATGGCCAAGAGGTCTGGTCTCCGGGTGTCGGGGACGTTGCATACGCCACCATGCTCGATGCCGGAAACCTCGCGCTGATGGCCTCCGATGGGACGGGCTACGCATGGCAGAGCTTCGAGCACCCGACCGACACGATCCTGCCTACACAGGTGATGAACAAAGGAGGATTGCTTTCCTCCCGTCGCTCACCCAGTGCGGACGATTACTCTGTGGGAAGGTTTCAGCTCCGCCTGCTGCCCGACGGCAACCTCTGTCTGAACACCATAGCCTTACCCACCGAGCACGCCTACGAGGCCTACTGGCTCACCAAGGGCACCCTGGGTACCGGCTCCTATCTAGTATTCAACCAATCATCCGGCATTCAGGAAGTGCAGGAGAATTCAAGCCTTGTCAATGTCACGTATGCAAATATTGGATCCCCTGGAGATTACTACCAGAGGGCGACGCTCGATCCCGATGGAGTCTTCCGGCACTATACATACCCGAAGACCGGTGCAGGCAATGGGAGCTATCCAGATTCGTGGACGGTGGCGTCTTTCATACCTGAAAACATCTGCAGCGCGGTCATCGTGGAGAAGGGGGGGAGTGGGGCTTGCGGATTCAACAGCTACTGCCAGTTTGCCAACAATCAGAAGGCCTGCCTCTGTCCAGAACGATACTCATTAGTCGATCCAGCCAACAGCAGCAAAGGCTGCATGCCAGACTTTGCTGAGCCGAGATGCGATGCGTATGACTCGGCTGACTTTGAACTGACGGCGATGCCCAACACCAATTGGACGAACACGGCTTACGAATGGCTGTCACCGATGCAGGAGGATGAGTGCCGGCAATCGTGCTTGGAGGATTGTCGCTGCATGGTGGCGATATCCAAGGACGGCGACTGCTTGAAGAAGGCGATGCCCCTCTCGGGAGGGAGGGTCGATCCAGGATACGGAGGGAAATCTCTGTTCAAGATACCCAGGGTCGACTCTACCCCTCCTCCTCCCGGACTGAGCAGAGGGAGGAAAAGCCCGCCGGTCATTGTTTCTGCAATGCTCGGTTGCTCGGCTTTCGTCAACATCCTGTTGATCTCCGCCATAGCCTTGCTCTTCCTCTCCTCGCATCGCAAGAGATCACCTCGAGCTCAGATAGACAGCAGGACGGTGGGAGGACACTTGCAAGCTTTCAGTTACCACACGTTAGAAGCAGCTACCAGCAAGTTCGGAGAAATACTGGGCAAAGGTGCGTTCGGTACGGTCTATAAGGGGGTCCTGACTCTCGGCGAGGCTGAGGCACTTGTTGCAGTAAAGAAGCTAGACAAACTGGCACGAGATGGCGAAAAGGAGTTCAGAGCAGAGATGAATGCAATTGGTAGAACCCATCACAAGAATCTAGTTCAGTTGCTTGGCTTCTGTGATGAGGGGCCGCATCGACTTCTAGTCTATGAGTTCATGAGCAATGGCTCCCTAGCAAGCTACCTCTTCGGAGAGAACAAACCCAGCTGGGATCAGCGAATGCAGATCGCATTCGGGGTTGCAAGAGGGCTATCATATTTGCACGAGGAATGCAGCAGCCAGACCATCCATTGCGACATAAAACCTGAAAACATACTCCTTGATGACTGCTTTACGGCAAGAATCTCCGACTTCGGACTGGCGAAGCTGCTGATGCAAGAGCAGACGAGGACTCAGACGGACATCAGGGGGACGAAAGGCTATGTTGCACCTGAGTGGTTCAAGAAGAGAGCGATCACAGCAAAAGTCGACGTATATAGTTTTGGAGTCATGTTGCTTGAGATTGTTTGTTGCAGGAAGAACATTGAGCTGGAGTTTGGGAGCGATGCGGGGCCTATCCTTACAGAATGGGCTTACGACTGTTACAGCGAGAAGAGACTGGATGTTGTAGTGGAACATGATGAAGAGGCAAGGAGCAACTGGAGGATGCTTGAGAGGCTCGTGGCTGTGGCCCTTTGGTGCATTCAGGAAGAGCCATCCATGAGGCCTTCCATGAAGAAGGTGACACAGATGCTGGAAGGTGCAGTTGAAGTTTCGGTGCCACCAGATCCAACATCCTTTATCAGCTCGATGTATTAATGGCAGGTTCTCAAGCAACAGGAACGCCTTCAATTCATCTCTAGTATATGATGAAATAGTAGAGAGTAACCACCCTCGTAATGTCTAGAATCAGCATGTTTGTTGCTTTTCAGGTCCATCCTATACCAGCTTTTGCCGATTCATAACCATAACTACGAAGCATAATTAggtttgtctacatttcctaaGAGCCTCCACCTCATTGTTTTCTCAATGTGAATTTTAATGATAGTACTACTGAGTGAGGTAAGAGGGAGGGTGTGGATTTTGTCATCAGAGATCACCACTCTAGATTTGTGGCGGCTGGTGGTCGACGAATCTACGACACCTCTATCATTGGAGCAGAGCTGCGGACGGCATGAGAAGGCCTCTCATATGCAAGACGTGCTCTGGGTGCGGAGTGCATCCACCTGGAGGACGTGATGGGGAcgtcagagcccttcatccaaatgatcctgagccccctgattgagtcagacccatttatttgcatatttattttatttattttatttctgggttcatttgcattttagggcttatttgtgttatttgtgggcttattaggagttatttttgtgtaagggggttttatgcaaattgtgtatttgggccctatataaaaagaactattttcatgattaggttttaatgaagtgatttggaattttctttcccctacgttctttcttctcttcttctcctctcctcctctattcttcctgcgtctctacaacctcttcttccttctccttctcttgttcttccttcttctcctctttccccgcactggtgctgcatcaacttggtatcagagcctcggcTTTGCCTCTGTGCCAAAGCTCCGGATCTCTACACAGCGCCTTTCTTCTTTGCTGCCACTTGAATAGTCACCCCCACGCCCGCTGCACAGCTTCACCCCACCGCCTCCGTCTTTCTCCTTTGACTTCCCACTGCCCACTACCGCACGCCTCCATCATCAAGccttcctaaaaaaaaaaaaaaaaaaaacaaacaaaccttTGCAGGTTCCCTGTTCCCGTGACCACCCGTCACCGCGCTCGCAGCCACCGCTTCCATCCCTCGCCGACGACAACACCAGCGCCGCCGCTTCGATTCGCTGCCGGAGGTCGCCGTGACCCCACGGAAGCCCGCCGTCCTGGTGTCAACCGCGCGGCAACCGTCCTGACGGAGGAAGCTCTCGGCCACGACCCCTGTGGCCACCGTCCGTGGCCAGATCCGGGAGTGGGACACCGCTCTCCTTCTCCGTCGCCGCCCTAACGCCTCCCTCCGCCGCTGCAACTCGGGCCACCCGCGTCTACCGCCAACCGCCTGCATCGGGTCCATAGAGGGGACCGCCGCCGACCTTCGCCGCAGGCCACGAAGCCGTGGCCGTgatctcgccgccgccgccgcaggtCGTGGAGCCGCCGTCGTGATCCCTGCCCTGGCCCGCAGCCACCGCCGCGAAGATCGACGCCCTCCCGAAtccgtcgggaggttgaagaaagaaTCGGGGTAACGGGAAGTTCTCAACCCGTTAACCCACAACTCGGTAACCcgggtccaaaaaaaaaaaaaaaaagtttcacgCGACCCGCACGTGACGGGTCCGTAAAGGATATCGGATCGGGTCAAACCCGTTAACCCGAATCCTAACGGgtcgagttaaaaaaaaaaaaaaaaaacccttaccTCTGTTCATCTTCCCCAACCGCACGCTGCGCCGCCGCCCTCGTAGCGCCGCTCCGCCCGTGCCGCCGCCGTCATCGCTGCTTCGTCGTCGCCATACCGCCTCCGCCGCCCAGCACTCACCGTCGCCGCCTCACGCTCTTGCCCGCTTCCCCTCCGCCTGCACGCAGCGCCGCTCTCTTCCTCTACCGCCCACACACAGCGCCGCCCCCGCGCTGCGACCGCCTCCGCCTCCACTGCAGCGCCGCCTTGTCTCCCCGCCGCCGCGCTCCGCCCCTTCCTCTTCCACCGTCGCCGCGTCGCGTCACTGCCAAGTCGCCGCTGTCCGCGTCCGCCTCAAGACCCCGCCGCCGCCTTGGCTCCCCGAGCACCACCCTCCACCACCCGTCTTCCGAGCCGCTTCGTCGCCTGAGACGCCGCCCACCTGCGGCCGAGCACCTCCATCCCGCGGCCGCCCTCCCGGCTCCATCCCGCTGTTATTCCCCTCTTCCCCACAACCCACTTCGCCCCACCCCTGTGTTCGCACTCACCCAATCCCACCGACCCGCACGCCCCCGTATTTACTTCCCTAGGGCCCAGGTGTCGGGCCCGCGCCAGCTTCCACTTTACAGGCCCCGAACCAGCAGCCCGCAACCCGCAAGTTTCGGGTCCGCCCGGCTGCCTCCCCAGTCCCCACAGGGACAACCAGCAGGGGCTACGCCAAACCGAGATCAGATTACTTTCTCCCTTCTCTCCTTCAATTGTCAAGCCCAGCAAACTCGCAGAGGCACTGTGAAAAGATCCAAGTAGACGCCAACTGAAAGGGTCCATTAGCTGCAACCGCACTCCTGATCATCGCCCACGAGCACACGATTTTGGTCGACTACTTCacgacaggtgataggtttctactttttctgacttgttcatttaattatgttctagttctcttgcatgatagccatagtcttgaaaatttatattgttgTCGAAAGTCAGAACATTAAACCTTTCGCTTCCGAACCCGTCCTATTAccctttaaaatttaaatattaaattaacacATCCTAGTAACAGAACGTTTCTCAACATTATTCGATCAGATTaatttaggatcagaacaactgtactacttgattgcaatctaatttcttaaattgaataatcttaatccttaattctgaataaccgaagtaaaaatcagcaacatttaaattttaagttattcttgtgaagacttgctgatttctgaaatcataatagattgcattagtagatTGTCCTGCATTAAATTTGGTTCTACATCAtagttattagggtttcattagtgacactgcatttcacatcatcaccc encodes:
- the LOC103697297 gene encoding uncharacterized protein LOC103697297, with translation MRSLGRCVPEEWVARELRVKGKLNYDSKALPTAEEHLLLRFKTKGDREATMANDPVVARQLLTMDRWQPDFIPGVKCVHRVLAWIRLPRLPVEYWERESIREIAAAAGRLVAVDEFTERQCKLGFARVRVELDTRLPLKPRLFVQSPSERFWQAFVNESLLVVCYRYGQIGGLLVSSSRVPLGAGGPEVPGMDPGAVDKEQCRGGGRLVFEP
- the LOC103697296 gene encoding G-type lectin S-receptor-like serine/threonine-protein kinase LECRK2; translation: MASSSQRKHQLLLSLLLVLHPLSAAAQTGPNITRGSSLSPQGNKRALWAQSPAGDFAFGFVPLQPNQFLLAIWFAKITTNLTVVWSANRDQPVQTGSSASLTRNGRLSLLDHNGQEVWSPGVGDVAYATMLDAGNLALMASDGTGYAWQSFEHPTDTILPTQVMNKGGLLSSRRSPSADDYSVGRFQLRLLPDGNLCLNTIALPTEHAYEAYWLTKGTLGTGSYLVFNQSSGIQEVQENSSLVNVTYANIGSPGDYYQRATLDPDGVFRHYTYPKTGAGNGSYPDSWTVASFIPENICSAVIVEKGGSGACGFNSYCQFANNQKACLCPERYSLVDPANSSKGCMPDFAEPRCDAYDSADFELTAMPNTNWTNTAYEWLSPMQEDECRQSCLEDCRCMVAISKDGDCLKKAMPLSGGRVDPGYGGKSLFKIPRVDSTPPPPGLSRGRKSPPVIVSAMLGCSAFVNILLISAIALLFLSSHRKRSPRAQIDSRTVGGHLQAFSYHTLEAATSKFGEILGKGAFGTVYKGVLTLGEAEALVAVKKLDKLARDGEKEFRAEMNAIGRTHHKNLVQLLGFCDEGPHRLLVYEFMSNGSLASYLFGENKPSWDQRMQIAFGVARGLSYLHEECSSQTIHCDIKPENILLDDCFTARISDFGLAKLLMQEQTRTQTDIRGTKGYVAPEWFKKRAITAKVDVYSFGVMLLEIVCCRKNIELEFGSDAGPILTEWAYDCYSEKRLDVVVEHDEEARSNWRMLERLVAVALWCIQEEPSMRPSMKKVTQMLEGAVEVSVPPDPTSFISSMY